Proteins from a genomic interval of Oxyura jamaicensis isolate SHBP4307 breed ruddy duck chromosome 10, BPBGC_Ojam_1.0, whole genome shotgun sequence:
- the CSPG4 gene encoding chondroitin sulfate proteoglycan 4 isoform X1 — protein sequence MGTQSGPATLLLLLLLLACQHRPLRAGPPGGASFFGDSYVEMPLADASRTVRLRLQLYTSQGSGLLFLAAGQPDHLLLQLRAGTLQARLRLGSEEVTLQSPAELQLDNLAVHDVELLVEDGRMTLTVDGLFNSSVDIPGPVRELDIQYGLYAGGTGGLNLPYLAGASLPFRGCLHLVTFNGLDVLSPSSSDSSSKVFHEVQEGCSTQFSAEPEDPFGFLGPQSYVAFPTWDAREEGTVEFVVTTDVTHAPLIYHAGTEDDFFYLEISNGRLRGFVNKGNGVVVLHNNVFISDKQQHYVKVYTGTHKLEILIDYYASSTSNRGINNYLDLRGNLFIGGLNEKALQGLRAHRLAFTSAGTMSNTSFVGCLEDLRINLQRKSLQDAVLTKNIAAGCGKSDHDYEDYEEAYEQDEAPTSPPPDTWPAVEACRPDSSFPPALANISRLLHVSPLVLSEGGTAYLEWKHVQPTVDLSLANIRPSQILFTLAGDPRHGQLELDVPGSRSRKKFTLLDVVNRKVRYAHDSSEAPMDQLVLEVTVAAQQGVPECLRQGQKYVLPIMVSPTNDAPQVIFPHGNQMTILTHTRRQLSTDTLQVLDDDTSCDDLEFQLHGGQRLDEGYVEYDFQPGVPIEEFSCRDLEAGNVVYVHQSGTDLQLTFQVSDGSVPSPVATLRILAIEPDIRLRNNTGLSVSQGGAARISTANLSAETNAGKQRVPILYSLTEPLRYGEVQKQGSTGGEWKRVESFQQQDLEQGRIQYFSTDPEHHLEDIMEKLRFDIQVGQKVLPNNTFLISIKRATIKMKTMVPLQMKNKRHKNITSKELEAMLEDPNSAPVPFHYVIIQAPRKGNLELLGSRLTEGFAFTQEDLQRNRLSYSATVRNSQQAEDTFQFHVRAGEQHSPVYTYPISIGGDPDAPDLTNVLLTVPEGGQAVISKDHLFVQSLNSMDYLYEVIEGPAHGRLAWAASLGRASSEEITEFTNDDILHRRLLYQHDDSETLEDDIPFVATRQGEGSTEPEAEEVRGVFRVSIQPVNDHIPVRAVSKVFNVVRNGQHLLTTDDIAFTDKDSGFSDAQLVLARRDILFGSIVSVDDRSHQLYRFTQDDLRKKKILFVHSGADRGWIQLQVSDGLHQTTALLEVQASEPYIKIVNNTGLAIPQGSQGSIDASVLSLETNMDIRSDEEIRFLITAPPRWGAVLRGGQPVMAFSQRDLLAGEVSYRHNGSRNTRDELQFTVEANEVTVEDTLAITIFLDTHPSPLHVVNNKEIHVFQGEAAEIKQEHLLVSIPFSACSPTPTSPPGPPDHGGGYLTPTCSDQRTCARVWLCHDPQSNPWQMSAPTHTVPPPRSQVAHEEIPPQDIVYVVSSPPASGFLVMVQHGRDSDEPPSLDPVQSFTQEDINSGQVLYLHSKPEEERDHFVVDITAGGADPLEGVAVSLSVLPATVPLDVGNLTVPGGGSAVLSTAILNVPSDYFVAHGVEFRVLEPPRFGTLLNTKRPEEGGLQSFTWSEVENQEVRYRQDAPRARADSFTLLANASDSGRQSQPRTVFVAIAPRRTAGPRLRINAGLQLRKGATATIGPQTLRAEDEDSPAAEVTFSIQPPVNGKVVLRPAPGVEVRRFTQAQIDSGLVLFVHQGPLDGGFAFDLWDGENLSPGHFFLVRAQGEELSLAKKQSLTLCPGALQPLTSENLQAVSSSPASPTALYYSIEQAPRLGRLRTARGDEVRNFTQAQVDGGMIFYQHEMPQEPFWLAQDAIRFRVVAPSSISDSFVLLVLISFEANCSQRSTQLWRNAGLRLARAERAEISTSLLDASNLLSQVPAPERAAHDVVFLVTGPPLHGQLSVAGVALGQPQPFFLQSDLAAGRLAYTHGGDAASEDRFQFQAWLRPRAQQSLRPPRHGVLISEAFSITVSGGSGKPPRVVKRHRALQVLHGSTATLSREYLDVAELEGSPGDVVYTLLQRPLAGHLANAHNPQVAIERFTQADINAGHVVFVTTTGSSAPESLALSLSDGRHPATLTSLEVVVLPAASPVPLEVPQELNRATLTPRHLPGQGDAQYRITRDPRFGQVLVNQKPARDFSQAQLDHGEVTFTFTQLTSPQDSFQFLATSRGVNRSGEVNVTVRALVTARPGSVWPRGTTALLDTRILDASELANRTKSVPVFRIRRSPHSSQLVRVSGDPGQPPSPIETFSQRELEQGLVGLEVLDARDTHQHPQSDSFLFEVAAAGVPPALASLEYITEPYNASKVYGVTLLMAPPAPSSPVPWPQGTARSSPNASEVGMVPPSAWPGPGATASPSPVEGGTFLSFIEANMFSIIIPICLILLLLALILPLLFYLHKRNKTGKHHVQGAPSSKAKNGAVPEQETFRRTDPNQGIPLTTVNSLEGKGTAPPPQGTGPGVPPDPELLQYCRTSNPALKNNQYWV from the exons ATGGGCACCCAAAGCGGCCCcgccacgctgctgctgctgctgctgctgctggcctgccaGCACCGTCCCCTCCGTGCGGGACCCCCGGGTGGAG CCTCTTTTTTCGGGGACAGCTACGTGGAGATGCCGCTGGCGGACGCCTCGCGCACGGTGCGGCTGCGGCTCCAGCTCTACACCAGCCAGGGCAGCGGGCTGCTCTTCCTGGCCGCCGGGCAGCCCgaccacctcctgctgcagctgcgaGCCGGCACCCTGCAG GCCAGGCTGCGGCTGGGCTCGGAGGAGGTGACGCTGCAGTCGCCAGCGGAGCTGCAGCTGGACAACCTGGCGGTGCACGACGtggagctgctggtggaggaCGGCAGGATGACGCTGACCGTCGACGGCCTCTTCAACAGCTCCGTGGACATCCCGGGGCCCGTCCGGGAGCTGGACATCCAGTACGGCCTGTACGCCGGCGGCACCGGCGGCCTCAACCTGCCCTACCTTGCCGGGGCCAGCTTGCCCTTCAGAGGCTGCCTCCACTTGGTGACGTTCAACGGCCTGGATGTTCTCTCCCCGTCATCCTCTGATAGCAGCTCCAAGGTCTTCCACGAGGtgcaggaaggctgcagcaCGCAGTTCTCTGCTGAGCCCGAGGACCCCTTCGGGTTCCTGGGGCCACAGTCATACGTGGCGTTCCCCACGTGGGACGCGAGGGAGGAAGGGACCGTCGAGTTTGTGGTCACCACGGATGTCACCCACGCGCCCCTCATCTACCACGCGGGCACAGAGGATGACTTCTTCTACCTGGAGATCTCCAACGGGCGCCTGAGGGGCTTTGTCAACAAGGGGAATGGCGTCGTGGTCCTGCACAACAACGTCTTCATCAGTGACAAGCAGCAGCACTACGTCAAGGTCTACACAGGCACCCACAAGCTCGAGATCCTGATCGACTACTACGCCTCCTCCACGTCCAACCGGGGCATCAACAACTACCTGGACCTTCGGGGAAACCTCTTCATCGGAGGGCTGAACGAAAAGGCCCTGCAAGGGCTGAGAGCGCACCGCCTTGCCTTCACCTCGGCGGGCACCATGAGCAACACTTCCTTTGTCGGCTGCTTGGAGGACCTGCGGATAAACCTGCAAAGGAAGAGCCTGCAGGACGCCGTGCTGACAAAGAACATCGCGGCCGGCTGTGGGAAGTCAGACCATGACTACGAGGACTACGAGGAGGCGTACGAGCAGGATGAGGCGCCCACCTCCCCTCCACCAGACACCTGGCCGGCAGTGGAAGCGTGCCGGCCGGACAGCAGCTTCCCACCCGCCTTGGCCAACATCAGCAGGCTGCTGCACGTCAGCCCCCTTGTCCTCTCGGAAGGGGGCACGGCCTATCTGGAGTGGAAACACGTCCAGCCGACGGTCGACTTGAGCCTCGCCAACATCCGCCCATCCCAAATCCTCTTTACGCTTGCCGGGGACCCTCGGCAcggccagctggagctggacgTCCCCGGGTCCAGGAGCAGGAAGAAGTTCACCTTGCTGGACGTCGTGAATCGGAAAGTCCGGTACGCCCACGACAGCTCCGAAGCGCCCATGGaccagctggtgctggaggtgaCGGTGGCCGCCCAGCAGGGCGTCCCCGAGTGCCTGCGGCAGGGGCAGAAGTACGTGCTGCCCATCATGGTCAGCCCCACCAACGACGCCCCGCAGGTGATCTTCCCCCACGGGAACCAGATGACGATCCTGACGCACACGCGCAGGCAGCTGAGCACGGACACCCTGCAGGTGCTGGACGACGACACCTCCTGCGACGACCTCGAGTTCCAGCTGCACGGCGGCCAGCGGCTGGACGAGGGCTACGTGGAGTACGACTTCCAGCCGGGCGTGCCCATCGAGGAGTTCTCCTGCAGGGACCTGGAAGCAGGCAACGTGGTCTACGTGCACCAGAGCGGGACAGACTTGCAGCTCACCTTCCAGGTGAGCGACGGCTCCGTCCCGAGCCCCGTTGCCACCCTGAGGATCCTGGCCATAGAGCCCGACATCCGCCTGCGCAACAACACCGGGCTCTCCGTCTCCCAAGGGGGGGCTGCGCGCATTTCCACGGCCAACCTGTCCGCCGAGACGAACGCCGGGAAACAACGGGTGCCCATCCTGTACAGCCTCACAGAGCCCCTCAGGTACGGCGAGGTCCAGAAACAGGGGAGCACGGGAGGAGAGTGGAAAAGAGTCGAGTCCTTCCAGCAGCAAGACCTGGAGCAAGGGCGCATCCAGTATTTCAGCACAGATCCGGAGCACCACCTGGAGGATATCATGGAGAAGCTACGATTCGACATCCAGGTGGGCCAGAAGGTCTTGCCAAACAACACTTTTCTCATAAGCATTAAAAGAGCCACCATTAAGATGAAGACCATGGTCCCCCTCCAGATGAAGAACAAGCGGCACAAAAACATCAccagcaaggagctggaggcGATGCTGGAAGACCCCAACTCTGCCCCGGTCCCCTTCCACTATGTGATCATCCAGGCCCCCAGGAAGGGAaacctggagctgctgggcagcaggctGACCGAGGGCTTCGCATTCACCCAGGAGGACCTGCAAAGAAACCGCCTGAGCTACAGCGCGACCGTCAGGAACTCCCAGCAAGCCGAGGACACCTTCCAGTTCCACGTGCGCGCCGGCGAACAGCACTCTCCTGTGTACACCTACCCCATCAGCATCGGGGGGGACCCCGACGCGCCCGACCTGACCAACGTCCTGCTGACGGTGCCGGAGGGGGGCCAGGCTGTGATCTCCAAGGACCACCTGTTCGTGCAGAGCCTGAACAGCATGGACTACCTCTACGAAGTGATCGAGGGGCCAGCCCACGGGAGGCTGGCGTGGGCCGCGTCCCTCGGCAGGGCGTCCAGCGAGGAGATCACGGAGTTCACCAACGACGACATCCTGCACCGCCGGCTGCTGTACCAGCACGACGACTCCGAGACGCTGGAGGACGACATCCCCTTCGTAGCCACCAGGCAGGGCGAGGGCAGCACCGAGCCCGAGGCGGAGGAGGTGAGAGGGGTTTTCAGGGTCTCCATCCAGCCCGTCAACGACCATATCCCCGTCCGGGCCGTGAGCAAGGTGTTCAACGTGGTGCGCAACGGGCAGCACCTGCTGACGACGGACGACATCGCCTTCACCGACAAGGACTCGGGCTTCTCCGACGCGCAGCTGGTGCTGGCCAGGAGGGACATCTTGTTTGGCAGCATCGTGTCCGTTGACGACAGGAGCCACCAGCTCTATCGGTTCACCCAGGATGAcctgaggaagaagaagatCCTCTTTGTCCATTCCGGGGCTGACCGGGGCTGGATCCAGCTGCAGGTCTCGGACGGCCTCCACCAAACCACGGCCCTCCTGGAGGTGCAGGCGTCAGAGCCCTACATCAAGATAGTCAACAACACCGGCCTCGCCATCCCCCAGGGGAGTCAGGGGAGCATCGATGCCTCCGTCCTCAGCCTGGAGACCAACATGGACATCAGGTCGGACGAGGAGATACGGTTCCTGATCACCGCCCCGCCGAGGTGGGGGGCCGTGCTCAGAGGGGGGCAGCCGGTTATGGCTTTCTCCCAGAGGGACCTGCTGGCAGGAGAGGTCTCCTACCGCCACAACGGGAGCAGGAACACCCGCGATGAGCTCCAGTTCACCGTGGAAGCAAACGAGGTGACGGTGGAGGACACGTTGGCCATCACCATCTTCCTGGACACCCACCCAAGCCCCCTGCACGTTGTCAACAACAAGGAGATACACGTCTTCCAGGGGGAGGCAGCTGAGATCAAGCAGGAGCACCTACTGGTGAGTATCCCCTTCTCTGCTTGTTCCCCAACACCCACATCACCTCCCGGGCCACCAGACCATGGGGGGGGCTATTTAACACCCACCTGCAGTGACCAAAGGACTTGTGCTCGC GTCTGGCTTTGCCATGACCCTCAGAGCAACCCCTGGCAAATGTCAGCCCCCACTCACACCGTGCCTCCCCCACGCTCCCAGGTGGCCCACGAAGAGATCCCCCCCCAGGACATCGTCTACGTGGTGAGCAGCCCCCCGGCCTCCGGCTTCCTGGTGATGGTTCAGCACGGCCGGGACTCGGACGAGCCGCCCAGCCTCGACCCCGTGCAGTCCTTCACCCAGGAGGACATCAACAGCGGCCAAGTCCTCTACCTGCACTCCAAGCCGGAGGAGGAGCGGGACCACTTCGTTGTGGACATCACGGCTGGGGGGGCAGACCCCTTGGAGGGGGTGGCAGTGAGCCTCAGCGTGCTCCCCGCCACCGTCCCCCTGGACGTCGGCAACCTCACAGTGCCGGGAGGCGGCTCCGCCGTCCTCTCCACGGCCATCCTCAACGTCCCCAGCGACTACTTCGTGGCTCATGGCGTGGAGTTCAGGGTCCTGGAGCCCCCCCGCTTCGGCACCCTCCTGAACACCAAGCGGCCCGAGgagggggggctgcagagcttcACCTGGAGCGAG GTGGAGAACCAGGAGGTCCGATACAGGCAGGACGCGCCCCGGGCTCGGGCCGACAGCTTCACCCTGCTGGCCAACGCCTCCGACAGCGGCCGGCAGAGCCAGCCCCGCACCGTCTTCGTGGCCATCGCGCCCCGGCGCACGGCGGGGCCCCGGCTGCGCATCAACGCCGGGCTGCAG CTGCGGAAAGGTGCCACGGCCACCATCGGCCCCCAGACCCTGCGTGCCGAGGATGAGGACAGCCCGGCGGCGGAGGTCACCTTCTCCATCCAGCCCCCGGTCAATGGCAAGGTGGTGCTGAGGCCGGCGCCCGGCGTGGAGGTGCGGCGCTTCACCCAGGCGCAGATCGACAGCGGCCTCGTCCTCTTTGTGCACCAAG GGCCCCTGGATGGAGGCTTCGCCTTCGACCTGTGGGACGGCGAGAACCTGTCCCCTGGGCACTTCTTCCTCGTCAGGGCGCAGGGCGAGGAGCTCAGCCTGGCCAAGAAGCAGAGCCTCACCCTCTGCCCAG GTGCTCTGCAGCCCCTCACGAGTGAGAACCTGCAGGCAGTGAGCAGCAGCCCCGCCAGCCCCACGGCCCTCTACTACAGCATCGAGCAGGCCCCACGCCTCGGCCGGCTGCGCACAGCACGTGGGGATGAAGTCAGGAACTTCACCCAAGCCCAG GTGGACGGCGGGATGATCTTCTACCAGCACGAGATGCCACAGGAGCCCTTCTGGCTCGCCCAGGACGCCATCCGCTTCCGTGTGGTGGCTCCGAGCTCCATCTCCGACTCCTTCGTCCTGCTCGTGCTGATATCGTTCGAGGCGAACTGTTCCCAGCGCTCGACCCAGTTGTGGAGAAatgcag GCCTCCGGCTCGCCAGGGCTGAGCGGGCAGAGATCAGCACCTCGCTGCTGGACGCGTCCAACCTCCTGAGCCAAGTCCCGGCCCCTGAGAGGGCCGCGCACGACGTCGTCTTCCTGGTGACAGGGCCGCCGCTCCACGGGCAGCTCTCGGTGGCCGGCGTGGCGCTGGGGCAGCCGCAGCCCTTCTTCCTGCAGTCGGACCTGGCCGCCGGGCGCCTGGCCTACACCCACGGCGGGGACGCTGCGTCCGAAGACCGCTTCCAGTTCCAGGCTTGGCTCCGGCCCCGGGCGCAGCAGTCCCTCCGTCCTCCCCGCCACGGGGTGCTCATCTCCGAAGCTTTCAGCATCACGGTGAGCGGCGGCAGCGGGAAGCCACCGCGGGTGGTGAAGCGGCACCGGGCACTGCAGGTCCTGCACGGCTCCACCGCAACCTTGTCCCGGGAGTACCTGGACGTGGCCGAGCTGGAGGGCTCCCCAGGGGACGTGGTCTACACCCTGCTCCAGAGACCCCTCGCTGGCCACCTGGCCAACGCACACAACCCTCAGGTGGCCATCGAGCGCTTCACCCAAGCAGACATCAACGCCGGCCACGTGGTGTTCGTCACCACCACCGGCAGCAGTGCCCCCGAGTCCTTAGCCCTGAGCCTGTCCGACGGCCGCCACCCGGCCACCCTGACCTCGCTGGAAGTTGTGGTGCTGCCTGCGGCCAGCCCGGTGCCGCTGGAGGTGCCCCAGGAGCTGAACAGGGCCACCCTGACCCCCCGGCACCTCCCGGGGCAGGGCGATGCCCAGTACAGGATCACCAGGGACCCGAGGTTTGGCCAGGTGCTGGTCAACCAAAAGCCGGCGCGGGACTTCTCGCAGGCGCAGCTGGACCACGGGGAGGTGACTTTTACCTTCACCCAGCTCACCTCTCCCCAGGACAGCTTCCAGTTCCTCGCCACATCGCGGGGAGTGAACAGGAGCGGGGAAGTGAACGTCACCGTCCGCGCCCTGGTGACGGCTCGGCCGGGGAGCGTGTGGCCGCGGGGCACCACGGCCCTCCTGGACACCCGCATCCTCGACGCGAGCGAGCTGGCCAACCGCACCAAGAGCGTGCCGGTCTTCAGGATCCGCAGGTCACCCCACAGCAGCCAGCTTGTGAGGGTCTCGGGGGATCCAGGGCAGCCCCCAAGCCCAATCGAGACCTTCAGCcagagggagctggagcaggggttggTGGGGCTGGAGGTACTGGATGCCAGGGACACCCACCAGCACCCGCAGAGTGACAGCTTCCTCTTTGAGGTGGCGGCTGCTGGCGTACCACCAGCACTGGCATCCCTGGAGTACATCACCGAGCCCTACAACGCCTCAAAAGTCTACGGGGTCACCCTACTCATGGCCCCGCCAGCGCCGTCGTCCCCGGTGCCGTGGCCCCAGGGCACGGCACGGAGCAGCCCCAACGCCAGCGAGGTGGGCATGGTGCCCCCCAGCGCCTGGCCGGGCCCCGGGGCCaccgccagccccagccccgtggaGGGGGGCACCTTCCTCAGCTTCATCGAGGCCAACATGTTCAGCATCATCATCCCCATCTGCCtcatcctcctgctgctggccctcaTCCTGCCGCTGCTCTTCTACCTGCACAAGCGCAACAAGACGGGCAAGCACCACGTGCAGGGCGCCCCGTCCTCCAAGGCAAAGAACGGGGCCGTGCCGGAGCAGGAGACCTTCCGGAGGACGGACCCCAACCAAGGCATCCCCCTAACGACTGTCAACTCCCTGGAGGGCAAGGGCACGGCCCCCCCGCCCCAGGGCACGGGTCCTGGGGTGCCACCGGACCCCGAGCTCCTGCAGTACTGCCGGACATCCAACCCCGCCTTGAAAAACAACCAGTACTGGGTGTGA